Proteins found in one Rhodovulum sp. MB263 genomic segment:
- a CDS encoding MORN repeat-containing protein encodes MTARLALVAALAAGGAALAQDDGNVVTRQYDNGGIYEGTFKNGKQDGTGTYRLPNGYEYSGQWVDGRIEGKGVARLVNGSVYEGGFTDGKPDGTGKITFADGGTYEGDWQDGKITGTGVAVYANGVRYEGEFRNAVHHGIGKMTSPNGYVYEGSWVNGVKDGKGRITYPGGRVYQGEMSQNQRSGKGTLTTPEGLSYAGMWKDGEMNGLGTLTQPNGDIYEGQFVNGERHGSGKVTFANGDVYEGEYRNDKRHGKGTLIGADGYRYEGDWVAGRIEGEGRLTYPDGAVYEGQFRADMPDGTGKVTYADGSTYEGEWTGGVIGGAGRATFPDGLVYEGQFKDAAYNGKGTMTHAGGYSYTGDWKGGLRHGEGTATYADGSVYSGGFVKGQREGQGTITMPDGFSYTGGWKAGKFDGKGRATYANGDVYEGMFAEGRYEGKGVMKYSDGEIRSGTWTNGMLTTGPEDAAARPEAPSAPLPAD; translated from the coding sequence ATGACGGCGCGTCTGGCTCTGGTTGCGGCGCTGGCGGCGGGCGGGGCTGCACTCGCCCAGGACGACGGCAATGTCGTGACCCGGCAATATGACAATGGCGGGATCTACGAAGGCACCTTCAAGAACGGCAAGCAGGACGGCACCGGCACCTACCGGCTGCCCAACGGCTATGAATATTCGGGCCAGTGGGTCGATGGCCGGATCGAGGGCAAGGGCGTCGCGCGGCTGGTCAACGGCTCGGTCTACGAGGGCGGGTTCACCGATGGCAAGCCCGACGGCACCGGCAAGATCACCTTCGCCGATGGCGGCACCTACGAGGGCGACTGGCAGGATGGCAAGATCACCGGCACCGGGGTCGCGGTCTATGCCAACGGGGTGCGCTACGAGGGCGAATTCCGCAATGCGGTCCATCACGGCATCGGCAAGATGACCAGCCCAAACGGCTATGTCTACGAGGGCAGCTGGGTCAACGGCGTCAAGGACGGCAAGGGCAGGATCACCTATCCGGGCGGGCGCGTCTATCAGGGCGAGATGTCCCAGAACCAGCGCTCGGGCAAGGGTACGCTGACCACGCCCGAGGGGCTGAGCTATGCCGGCATGTGGAAGGATGGCGAGATGAACGGTCTCGGCACCCTGACCCAGCCCAATGGCGACATCTACGAGGGCCAGTTCGTCAATGGCGAGCGGCATGGCAGCGGCAAGGTCACCTTCGCCAATGGCGATGTCTACGAGGGCGAGTACCGCAACGACAAGCGCCACGGCAAGGGCACGCTGATCGGGGCCGACGGCTACCGCTACGAGGGCGACTGGGTCGCGGGCCGGATCGAGGGCGAGGGCCGGCTCACCTATCCCGACGGCGCGGTCTACGAGGGCCAGTTCCGCGCCGACATGCCCGATGGCACGGGCAAGGTCACCTATGCCGACGGCTCGACCTATGAGGGCGAATGGACCGGCGGCGTGATCGGCGGGGCGGGCCGCGCGACCTTCCCCGACGGGCTGGTCTATGAAGGCCAGTTCAAGGACGCCGCCTATAACGGCAAGGGCACGATGACCCATGCCGGCGGTTACAGCTATACCGGCGACTGGAAGGGCGGGCTTCGCCATGGCGAGGGCACCGCGACCTATGCCGACGGCTCGGTCTATTCGGGCGGCTTCGTCAAGGGCCAGCGCGAAGGTCAGGGCACCATCACCATGCCCGACGGGTTCAGCTATACCGGCGGCTGGAAGGCGGGCAAGTTCGACGGCAAGGGCCGCGCCACCTATGCCAATGGCGACGTCTATGAAGGCATGTTCGCGGAGGGCCGCTACGAGGGCAAGGGCGTGATGAAATACTCGGATGGCGAGATCCGCTCGGGCACCTGGACCAACGGGATGCTGACGACCGGGCCCGAGGACGCGGCCGCGCGCCCCGAGGCCCCCAGCGCGCCGCTGCCCGCCGACTGA
- a CDS encoding radical SAM protein: MRIAIVDLNNFSRYPTLSVGQIAAILRRAGHEVEVISPFAVGVGSYRRVTRPHALGYYESVLRHATAVSGARAVRELRRKVAAARSPARARSQAATLAEVQGALGRGTDLLLISAYSMYREVCGAIAAKAARRGVPVVVGGPMFGMPEIAAHWLELPGISGVFAGEAEGHLLDLVDSVMGGGHPVPGLATPGRPELVPAAPFADFDALPFPDYADFPWDRYPNRIVPMMTGRGCGWGVCTFCSDVRTSAGRTFRSRSFPNVRDEMAWQSRRHRTGIFTFLDLKLNSDLAVWHGLIDEAQSVAPGCEWTASVHVQANGGNGLEPDVLKAARRAGLSRITTGLESAAQGVLNAMGRGTNAEALSRFVRQASEAGISVRMTSILGYPGETAEDVRLTARFLAEHRPYIDRVVVNRLAIVGDTPLGQAIRRNPARYPQIGALAQNLETGLMDHENATFRSPGHLSAAMRMLREVHRINRKPLKGASLTFEGVM, encoded by the coding sequence ATGCGCATTGCAATTGTCGATCTCAATAATTTTTCCCGTTATCCAACGCTTTCGGTCGGCCAGATCGCCGCCATCCTGCGCCGGGCAGGGCATGAGGTCGAGGTGATCTCTCCCTTTGCGGTGGGGGTCGGCAGCTACCGGCGTGTGACGCGGCCGCATGCGCTGGGCTATTACGAATCGGTCCTGCGCCATGCCACGGCGGTCAGCGGAGCCCGGGCGGTGCGCGAGCTGCGCCGGAAGGTCGCCGCTGCCCGCAGTCCCGCCCGCGCCCGCAGCCAGGCCGCGACCCTGGCCGAGGTGCAGGGCGCGCTCGGGCGCGGCACCGATCTTCTGCTGATCTCGGCCTACAGCATGTATCGCGAGGTGTGCGGGGCGATTGCCGCCAAGGCGGCGCGCCGGGGCGTGCCGGTGGTCGTCGGCGGGCCGATGTTCGGCATGCCCGAGATTGCGGCGCACTGGCTCGAGCTGCCGGGGATCTCCGGCGTCTTCGCCGGCGAGGCCGAGGGCCATCTGCTGGATCTCGTCGACAGCGTCATGGGAGGCGGTCACCCGGTGCCCGGGCTGGCCACGCCCGGGCGGCCCGAGCTTGTCCCGGCGGCGCCCTTCGCCGATTTCGACGCGCTGCCCTTTCCCGACTATGCCGACTTTCCCTGGGACCGCTATCCCAACCGGATCGTGCCGATGATGACCGGCCGGGGCTGCGGCTGGGGGGTGTGCACCTTCTGCAGCGATGTGCGGACGAGCGCGGGCCGCACCTTCCGCAGCCGCTCCTTTCCGAATGTGCGCGACGAGATGGCCTGGCAAAGCCGCCGCCACCGGACCGGGATCTTCACCTTTCTCGACCTCAAGCTGAATTCGGACCTCGCGGTCTGGCACGGGCTGATCGACGAGGCCCAGAGCGTGGCGCCGGGCTGCGAATGGACGGCCTCGGTCCATGTTCAGGCCAATGGTGGGAACGGGCTGGAGCCGGACGTGCTGAAGGCGGCGCGCCGTGCCGGGCTGTCGCGCATCACCACCGGGCTCGAATCCGCGGCGCAGGGGGTGCTGAACGCGATGGGGCGGGGCACCAATGCCGAGGCGCTGTCGCGCTTCGTGCGCCAGGCTTCCGAGGCCGGGATCAGCGTGCGGATGACCTCGATCCTGGGCTATCCGGGGGAGACCGCCGAGGATGTGCGGCTGACGGCCCGGTTCCTGGCCGAGCACCGGCCCTATATCGACCGCGTCGTGGTCAACCGGCTGGCCATTGTCGGCGACACGCCGCTGGGTCAGGCGATCCGGCGCAATCCGGCGCGCTATCCGCAGATCGGCGCGCTGGCGCAGAATCTCGAGACCGGGCTGATGGACCACGAAAACGCGACCTTCCGCAGCCCCGGGCATCTCTCTGCCGCGATGCGGATGCTGCGCGAGGTGCACAGGATCAACCGCAAGCCGCTGAAGGGCGCGTCTCTGACCTTCGAAGGGGTGATGTAG
- the msrA gene encoding peptide-methionine (S)-S-oxide reductase MsrA, whose product MFSLTGRKTEMVREDEALKGRAEPIATAETHYVFGRPLKAPVPEGMQEIVFGMGCFWGVERLFWKLPGVWMTAAGYAGGFTPNPTYEEICTGRTGHAEVVRVVHAPAEISLGRLLAAFWEGHDPTQGMRQGNDRGTQYRSAIFTLTEAQRAAAEASLATYQERLRAAGYRAITTEIRAAPPFFYAEAYHQQYLAKNPGGYCGLGGTGVTCPGGKDA is encoded by the coding sequence ATGTTTTCCCTGACGGGACGCAAGACAGAGATGGTCCGCGAAGACGAGGCGCTGAAAGGCCGCGCCGAGCCGATCGCGACCGCCGAGACCCATTACGTCTTCGGGCGCCCGCTCAAGGCCCCGGTTCCCGAGGGAATGCAGGAGATCGTCTTCGGCATGGGCTGTTTCTGGGGCGTCGAGCGGCTGTTCTGGAAGCTGCCGGGGGTCTGGATGACCGCGGCAGGCTATGCCGGGGGCTTCACCCCGAACCCGACCTATGAGGAGATCTGCACCGGGCGCACCGGTCATGCCGAGGTGGTGCGCGTCGTCCATGCCCCGGCAGAGATTTCGCTCGGGCGGCTTCTGGCCGCCTTCTGGGAGGGCCATGACCCGACCCAGGGCATGCGCCAGGGCAATGACCGGGGCACCCAGTACCGCTCGGCGATCTTCACCCTGACCGAGGCGCAAAGGGCCGCCGCCGAGGCCAGTCTCGCCACCTATCAGGAGCGGCTGCGGGCGGCGGGCTACCGCGCGATCACCACCGAGATCCGGGCCGCACCGCCCTTCTTTTATGCCGAAGCCTATCACCAGCAATACCTTGCCAAGAATCCGGGCGGTTATTGCGGGCTCGGCGGCACCGGGGTAACTTGTCCCGGGGGGAAGGACGCCTGA
- a CDS encoding 50S ribosomal protein L11 methyltransferase yields the protein MPTYSALTTLTAQEAAEALAEAIEERLDPEPMGVGVFEIEDGSGLWELGAFFTEPPDEAGLALLAALHGARPFMVSEVPETDWVAKVRRDLAPVEAGRFFLYGSHDADRVPEGPVPLLIEASMAFGTGHHGTTLGCLCAVDRLAEAGFAPRAVADIGCGTAVLAMAAAHLWQVPVLASDIDPVAVEVAEANVAANGLSGRIRCLEATGFDHPALAAEAPFGLIFANILKAPLIELAPEIAARLAPGGIAILSGLLNEQAEDVAAAYAACGLGLQGSEQIGDWTTLCMQKPAA from the coding sequence ATGCCCACCTATTCCGCGCTGACCACGCTGACCGCCCAGGAGGCCGCCGAGGCGCTGGCCGAGGCCATCGAGGAGCGGCTCGATCCCGAGCCCATGGGCGTGGGCGTCTTCGAGATCGAGGATGGCTCGGGGCTGTGGGAACTTGGCGCCTTCTTCACCGAGCCGCCCGACGAGGCCGGGCTGGCGCTCCTGGCGGCGCTTCACGGCGCACGCCCCTTCATGGTGTCCGAAGTGCCCGAGACCGACTGGGTGGCCAAGGTCCGGCGCGATCTCGCCCCCGTAGAGGCCGGACGGTTCTTCCTGTATGGCAGCCACGATGCCGACCGCGTCCCCGAGGGGCCGGTGCCGCTTCTGATCGAGGCCTCGATGGCCTTCGGCACCGGGCATCACGGCACCACGCTGGGCTGCCTCTGCGCCGTCGACCGGCTGGCCGAGGCGGGCTTCGCGCCGCGCGCGGTGGCCGATATCGGCTGCGGCACGGCGGTTCTGGCGATGGCGGCGGCGCATCTGTGGCAGGTGCCGGTCCTTGCCTCAGACATCGATCCGGTGGCCGTCGAGGTGGCCGAGGCCAATGTCGCGGCCAACGGGCTGTCCGGGCGCATCCGCTGCCTCGAGGCGACCGGGTTCGATCATCCCGCGCTGGCGGCCGAGGCGCCGTTCGGTCTGATCTTCGCCAATATCCTGAAGGCGCCGCTGATCGAGCTGGCCCCCGAAATCGCCGCGCGACTGGCGCCCGGCGGCATCGCGATCCTGTCGGGGCTATTGAACGAACAGGCCGAAGATGTGGCCGCGGCCTATGCCGCCTGCGGCCTCGGCCTGCAGGGCTCCGAGCAGATCGGCGACTGGACGACGCTGTGCATGCAAAAGCCCGCCGCCTAG
- a CDS encoding MFS transporter: MALHFRPVRLADAGTLPFWRRPVSLLFVMAFAMPVGFATWSALLNNFVIEAAGFTGVEIGWLHTVREVPGFLAIGVIALIMFMREQVLGLVALLLLGAATAVTAWFPSLGGILTITMLSSIGFHYYETVNQSLQLQWIEKDRAPQTLGWLMAAGSAASLLAYGLLVVTWKTFDLSYNFVYLASGGFTAAAALFCLLAYPQFEAPNPQLKRLVLRRRYWLYYLLQFMSGARRQIFTVFAAFMMVERFGFEVHEVTALFLINFLANMLFAPLLGKAVARWGERRALAFEYVGLICVFLAYGGIYYLGWGVVLAATLYVIDHMFFALAFALKTYFQKIADPGDIAPTAAVAFTINHIAAVFLPAALGYLWVTSPGGVFLLAAGMAATSLALALMIPRHPAPGNETVFSRLMPAPAE; encoded by the coding sequence ATGGCCCTGCATTTTCGACCTGTCCGTCTTGCTGACGCCGGAACCCTGCCGTTCTGGCGCCGCCCGGTTTCGCTTCTGTTCGTGATGGCCTTTGCCATGCCGGTGGGCTTCGCCACCTGGTCGGCGCTTCTGAACAATTTCGTCATCGAGGCCGCGGGCTTCACCGGGGTCGAGATCGGCTGGCTGCATACCGTGCGCGAGGTGCCGGGCTTTCTGGCGATCGGGGTGATCGCGCTGATCATGTTCATGCGCGAGCAGGTGCTGGGGCTGGTCGCGCTTCTGCTTCTGGGGGCGGCGACGGCCGTGACCGCCTGGTTTCCCTCGCTCGGCGGCATCCTCACCATCACCATGCTCAGCTCGATCGGGTTCCACTATTACGAGACGGTGAACCAGTCGCTGCAGCTGCAATGGATCGAGAAGGACCGGGCGCCGCAAACGCTGGGCTGGCTGATGGCGGCGGGCTCGGCCGCCTCGCTTCTGGCCTATGGGCTGCTGGTCGTCACCTGGAAGACCTTCGATCTGTCCTACAATTTCGTCTATCTCGCCTCGGGCGGGTTCACCGCCGCGGCCGCGCTGTTCTGCCTTCTTGCCTATCCGCAATTCGAGGCGCCGAACCCGCAGCTCAAGCGGCTGGTGCTGCGCCGCCGCTACTGGCTTTACTACCTTCTGCAATTCATGTCGGGCGCGCGGCGGCAGATCTTCACCGTCTTCGCGGCCTTCATGATGGTCGAGCGGTTCGGCTTCGAGGTGCATGAGGTCACGGCACTTTTCCTCATCAACTTCCTGGCCAACATGCTCTTCGCGCCGCTGCTGGGGAAGGCGGTCGCACGCTGGGGCGAGCGGCGGGCGCTGGCCTTCGAATATGTCGGGCTGATCTGCGTCTTCCTCGCCTATGGCGGGATCTACTACCTGGGCTGGGGCGTGGTGCTGGCCGCCACGCTTTACGTGATCGACCACATGTTCTTCGCGCTTGCCTTCGCGCTCAAGACCTATTTCCAGAAGATCGCCGATCCGGGCGACATCGCCCCCACCGCCGCCGTGGCCTTCACCATCAACCACATCGCGGCGGTCTTCCTGCCAGCGGCGCTGGGCTATCTCTGGGTCACCTCGCCGGGCGGAGTGTTCCTGCTGGCGGCCGGCATGGCGGCGACATCGCTGGCGCTGGCGCTGATGATCCCGCGCCATCCCGCGCCCGGCAACGAGACTGTGTTCTCGCGGCTGATGCCCGCTCCGGCCGAATAG
- a CDS encoding YeeE/YedE family protein, whose translation MDMVQLVERFGEGPTAALFGLIAGAIFGVAAQRSAFCLRAATVEVARGQLGARLSVWLLCFSTALVWVQAAELSGLMRSGDARIMAVPGSWSGAIAGGLLFGIGMVLARGCAGRLLVLAATGNLRSVVSGLIFAVVGQMSLHGWLAPLRDRIAALWVTAGGRNSDLLRELGLPRESGLGLGLMIAVLALYLARRNRISRGRLVFGAGVGFAVAVGWVLTFGLSQVAFDPVQVQSLTFTGPSANMLMFFLERPALLQFDIGLVPGVFLGAFAAAWIGGDLRLQGFESEVNMRKAMIGAALMGFGGMLAGGCSIGAGVTGSSIFAGTAWLALFSMWIGAMATDYLLDRPTGAARPV comes from the coding sequence ATGGATATGGTCCAGCTGGTGGAGCGGTTCGGCGAGGGGCCGACGGCCGCGCTGTTCGGCCTGATCGCCGGCGCGATCTTCGGGGTCGCCGCGCAACGCTCGGCCTTCTGCCTGCGCGCGGCGACGGTCGAGGTCGCGCGCGGCCAATTGGGCGCGCGGCTGTCGGTCTGGCTCCTGTGCTTCTCGACCGCGCTGGTCTGGGTGCAGGCGGCCGAGCTGTCGGGGCTGATGCGCTCGGGGGATGCGCGGATCATGGCGGTGCCGGGCTCGTGGTCGGGGGCCATCGCGGGGGGGCTGCTCTTCGGCATCGGCATGGTGCTGGCGCGGGGCTGCGCCGGGCGGCTGCTGGTGCTGGCCGCGACCGGCAACCTGCGCTCGGTCGTCTCGGGGCTGATCTTCGCCGTCGTCGGACAGATGAGCCTGCATGGCTGGCTGGCGCCCTTGCGCGACCGGATCGCGGCGCTCTGGGTGACCGCGGGCGGGCGCAACAGCGATCTGCTGCGCGAGCTGGGGCTGCCGCGCGAAAGCGGGCTGGGACTTGGCCTCATGATCGCGGTGCTGGCGCTGTATCTGGCACGGCGCAACCGGATCTCGCGTGGCAGGCTGGTCTTCGGGGCGGGGGTGGGCTTTGCCGTCGCGGTCGGCTGGGTGCTGACCTTCGGGCTGTCGCAGGTGGCCTTCGACCCGGTCCAGGTGCAAAGCCTGACCTTCACCGGCCCCTCGGCCAACATGCTGATGTTCTTTCTCGAACGCCCGGCGCTTCTGCAATTCGACATCGGGCTGGTGCCGGGCGTCTTCCTCGGTGCCTTCGCCGCCGCCTGGATCGGGGGCGATCTGCGGCTGCAGGGCTTCGAATCCGAGGTCAACATGCGCAAGGCGATGATCGGGGCGGCGCTGATGGGGTTCGGCGGCATGCTGGCAGGCGGCTGCTCGATCGGGGCGGGCGTGACCGGCAGCTCGATCTTCGCGGGCACCGCCTGGCTGGCGCTGTTCAGCATGTGGATCGGCGCGATGGCGACCGATTACCTGCTCGACCGGCCGACCGGCGCCGCGCGACCAGTCTGA
- a CDS encoding primosomal protein N' has product MREDFPEGARVGVLTAQPLGRVLDYLAPEGGCGPGDYVEVPLGPRRVMGVVWGPGEGSFDAAKLRRVGRVLDAVPMRDEMRAFLTRAADYTLTPLPLMLRLATRTPGLGEAPGALRVYRRGEGQPERMTVPRERVLEVLEASGGLSFTLSELATEAGVSPGVIKGLLPSGAVLEEDLPRDRPYPGLDPTRPGKALAGDQALAAQALRDGVASGGYGTTLLKGVTGSGKTEVYLEAVAACLRQGRQALVLLPEIALTAEFLTRVEARFGARPAEWHSGVTSVERRRLWRMAGEGGVQLVVGARSALFLPYRDLGLIVVDEEHDSSYKQEEGVLYNARDMAVLRASLCSAQVVLASATPSLESWANADAGKYARLDLSSRFGTATLPEMKTIDMRAEDTGPGRWISPALEAEVRARLGASRQSLLFLNRRGYAPLTVCRACGHMIGCEHCDARMVEHRFQHRLVCHQCGESRPIPEACPSCGVEGKLAPVGPGVERLAEEAVALFPEARVAVLSSDLFGSARALKAQIEAIAGGEADIVIGTQLVAKGHNFPLLTLVGVIDADLGLQGSDLRAAERTFQLMRQVAGRAGRGAERGLALLQTYQPDHPVIRAILTGDEEGFWRAEAEARRAAGVPPYGRMAGIILSAPEAKPAFDLGIWLARNDGALRRVGAQVFGPAPAPVARIRGRHRVRLLVKAPKGAPLQAAISDWIAPVKLPPNLRLAVDIDPQSFM; this is encoded by the coding sequence ATGAGGGAGGACTTTCCCGAGGGCGCGCGGGTGGGCGTGCTGACCGCGCAGCCGCTGGGCCGGGTGCTCGACTATCTGGCGCCCGAGGGCGGCTGCGGGCCTGGCGATTATGTCGAGGTGCCGCTGGGCCCGCGCCGGGTGATGGGCGTCGTGTGGGGGCCGGGCGAGGGCAGCTTCGATGCCGCCAAGCTGCGCCGGGTCGGCCGGGTTCTCGATGCCGTCCCGATGCGGGACGAGATGCGGGCCTTCCTGACCCGGGCGGCCGATTACACGCTGACGCCCTTGCCGCTGATGCTGCGGCTTGCGACCCGGACGCCGGGGCTGGGCGAGGCGCCGGGGGCGCTGCGCGTCTATCGCCGGGGCGAGGGCCAGCCCGAGCGGATGACCGTCCCGCGCGAGCGGGTGCTGGAGGTGCTCGAGGCCTCCGGCGGGCTCTCTTTCACCCTGTCCGAGCTGGCGACCGAGGCCGGGGTCTCGCCCGGCGTGATCAAGGGGCTCCTGCCCTCGGGCGCGGTGCTGGAAGAGGATCTGCCGCGCGACCGGCCCTATCCCGGGCTCGACCCGACGCGGCCCGGCAAGGCGCTGGCGGGCGATCAGGCCCTGGCCGCGCAGGCGCTTCGTGACGGCGTCGCCTCGGGGGGCTATGGCACGACGCTGCTGAAGGGGGTGACCGGCTCGGGCAAGACCGAGGTCTATCTCGAGGCCGTCGCCGCCTGCCTGCGGCAGGGCCGTCAGGCGCTGGTGCTTCTGCCCGAGATCGCGCTGACCGCCGAGTTCCTGACCCGGGTCGAGGCCCGTTTCGGCGCGCGCCCCGCCGAATGGCATTCGGGCGTGACCTCGGTCGAGCGGCGCAGGCTCTGGCGGATGGCGGGCGAGGGCGGGGTGCAGCTTGTGGTGGGCGCGCGCTCTGCGCTGTTCCTGCCCTATCGCGATCTGGGCCTCATCGTCGTCGACGAGGAGCATGACAGCTCCTACAAGCAGGAGGAGGGCGTTCTGTATAACGCCCGCGACATGGCGGTGCTGCGGGCCTCGCTTTGTTCCGCGCAGGTGGTTCTGGCCTCGGCCACGCCCTCGCTGGAAAGCTGGGCCAATGCCGATGCCGGGAAATATGCCCGGCTCGACCTGTCCTCGCGCTTCGGCACCGCAACCCTGCCCGAGATGAAGACCATCGACATGCGCGCCGAGGATACGGGCCCCGGGCGCTGGATCTCGCCCGCGCTCGAGGCCGAGGTGCGGGCGCGGCTGGGGGCATCGCGGCAGTCGCTTCTGTTCCTGAACCGGCGGGGCTATGCGCCCCTGACGGTCTGCCGCGCCTGCGGCCACATGATCGGCTGCGAGCATTGCGATGCGCGGATGGTCGAGCATCGCTTCCAACATCGCCTGGTCTGCCATCAATGCGGCGAGAGCCGTCCGATCCCCGAAGCCTGCCCGTCCTGCGGGGTCGAGGGCAAGCTGGCGCCGGTCGGACCGGGGGTCGAGCGGCTGGCCGAAGAGGCGGTGGCGCTTTTCCCCGAGGCGCGGGTCGCGGTGCTGTCCTCGGACCTGTTCGGCTCGGCCCGAGCGCTCAAGGCCCAGATCGAGGCCATCGCGGGGGGCGAGGCCGATATCGTCATCGGCACCCAGCTGGTGGCCAAGGGCCACAACTTTCCGCTGCTGACGCTGGTCGGCGTGATCGATGCCGATCTGGGCCTGCAGGGGTCTGACCTGCGCGCGGCCGAGCGCACCTTCCAGCTGATGCGCCAGGTCGCGGGGCGGGCCGGGCGCGGGGCCGAGCGGGGGCTGGCGCTTTTGCAGACCTATCAGCCCGATCATCCGGTGATCCGTGCGATCCTGACCGGCGACGAGGAGGGCTTCTGGCGTGCCGAGGCCGAGGCGCGCCGCGCGGCGGGCGTGCCGCCCTATGGACGGATGGCGGGGATCATCCTGTCGGCGCCCGAGGCGAAACCCGCCTTCGATCTGGGCATCTGGCTTGCCCGCAATGACGGCGCGCTTCGCCGGGTGGGGGCGCAGGTCTTCGGCCCGGCGCCCGCGCCGGTCGCGCGCATCCGCGGGCGCCACCGGGTCCGGCTTCTGGTCAAGGCGCCGAAGGGTGCGCCGCTGCAGGCCGCCATCTCCGACTGGATCGCGCCGGTCAAGCTGCCGCCGAACCTGCGGCTCGCGGTCGATATCGACCCGCAAAGCTTCATGTAA
- the fsa gene encoding fructose-6-phosphate aldolase, giving the protein MKFFVDTADIEAIRELHDLGIVDGVTTNPSLILKSGRDILEVTKEICDLVAGPVSAEVVATEAAAMIEEGRKLAKIAPNIAVKVPLTWDGLKACKTLSGEGHMVNVTLCFSAAQAILAAKAGATFISPFIGRLDDINLDGLDLIADIRTIYNNYDFRTEILAASIRSVNHISEAAKIGADVVTAPPSVLKQMAAHPLTDKGLAAFMADWQKTGQKIL; this is encoded by the coding sequence ATGAAATTCTTCGTCGATACCGCCGATATCGAGGCGATCCGCGAACTCCACGATCTCGGGATCGTGGATGGCGTGACCACCAACCCGTCGCTGATCCTGAAATCGGGCCGCGACATCCTAGAGGTCACGAAGGAGATCTGCGATCTGGTCGCGGGCCCGGTCTCGGCCGAGGTGGTGGCGACCGAGGCCGCCGCGATGATCGAGGAAGGCCGCAAGCTCGCGAAGATCGCGCCCAACATCGCGGTCAAGGTGCCGCTGACATGGGACGGGCTGAAGGCCTGCAAGACGCTTTCCGGCGAAGGGCACATGGTCAATGTCACGCTGTGTTTCTCCGCCGCGCAGGCGATCCTTGCCGCCAAGGCCGGTGCCACCTTCATCTCGCCCTTCATCGGGCGTCTCGACGACATCAACCTCGACGGTCTGGACCTGATCGCCGATATCCGCACGATCTACAACAACTACGATTTCAGGACCGAGATCCTCGCCGCCTCGATCCGCTCGGTCAACCATATCAGCGAGGCCGCCAAGATCGGCGCCGATGTCGTGACCGCGCCGCCCTCGGTCCTCAAGCAGATGGCCGCGCATCCGCTGACCGACAAGGGTCTCGCCGCCTTCATGGCCGACTGGCAAAAAACGGGGCAGAAAATCCTCTGA
- a CDS encoding DUF484 family protein — MSSNAAIADDLRARIINEPTVILDDPDVMRALVAANDKMMGANIVDLRGIAMDRLEARLDQLEETHRSVIAAAYENLAGTNQIHRAVLRLLEAPDFETLLGLLDDDLAATLRVDCVRLVLETDGDQAGAAPAVPGEALRMMGPGFARGYAGNGTSRPPRRVVLRRTGPHCEQVYGSEAGALRSEALLTLDLGPERRPALLALGSADPQQFTPNQGTDLMDFFAGTVERVLRRWLA, encoded by the coding sequence ATGAGCAGCAATGCCGCGATAGCGGACGATCTTCGCGCGAGGATCATCAACGAACCCACGGTGATCCTCGACGACCCGGACGTGATGCGCGCCCTGGTCGCGGCCAATGACAAGATGATGGGCGCCAATATCGTCGATCTGCGCGGCATCGCGATGGACCGGCTCGAGGCGCGGCTCGACCAGCTCGAAGAGACCCACCGCTCGGTCATCGCGGCGGCCTACGAGAATCTCGCGGGCACCAACCAGATCCACCGCGCCGTGCTGCGGCTTCTGGAGGCGCCCGATTTCGAGACCCTGCTGGGGCTTCTCGACGACGATCTGGCCGCGACCCTGCGCGTCGATTGCGTGCGGCTTGTCCTTGAGACCGACGGCGACCAGGCCGGGGCGGCGCCGGCCGTGCCCGGCGAGGCATTGCGGATGATGGGCCCGGGCTTTGCCCGCGGCTATGCCGGCAACGGCACCAGCCGGCCGCCCCGCCGGGTGGTGCTGCGCCGCACCGGCCCGCATTGCGAACAGGTCTACGGCTCCGAGGCGGGCGCGTTGCGCTCCGAGGCGCTGCTGACGCTCGATCTGGGGCCGGAGCGGCGGCCCGCGTTGCTGGCGCTGGGCTCGGCCGATCCGCAGCAATTCACCCCCAATCAGGGCACCGACCTGATGGATTTCTTCGCCGGCACCGTCGAGCGGGTGCTGCGGCGCTGGCTGGCGTGA